A single genomic interval of Coregonus clupeaformis isolate EN_2021a chromosome 36, ASM2061545v1, whole genome shotgun sequence harbors:
- the wdr21 gene encoding WD repeat domain 21, translating into MKKGNWRDRGRDRRRHGYRSDWQRDRTQEQRYGSSEAGPSYRDRTPESRPSSAAAASSSSSSSSAPELPGFYFDAEKNRYFRLLPGHNNCNPLTRGLLQEREQEKHRARMITEDERPRKKAPRAGLNSALLLQKRHLGLLPGVSYCRRIHEVKVSGMRRHRLEVQSSGSSSPNTDNFRLIVGDSACERVFTVNDVSHGGCKYGIMNFRGCSRGSLSVEMCDNLYFTNRKVNSICWASVTHPDSHVLLCLVGMAETPGCVSLLPASLFSNSNPDQPGMLCSFKISTAWSCAWCLNPQADKTFSTGLSRRVIVTDAVTGRRQTYGIGSDVLAQQFALRAPVLFNGCRSGEIFSIDLRQRGRRDHSWKACRFYQDSAITSVRILQDENYLLAADMMGEIKLWDVRVTKPVQKYEGHHNEHAYLPLHINEPEGLLMAVGQDCYTRLWSLGDGKLLRTIPSPHPAGKDLIPSVVFSSQLGGSRGLPGLLMAVRHDLYYFPYNSDYQEGGGVVAEAAC; encoded by the exons ATGAAGAAAGGGAATTGGCGTGACAGGGGCAGGGACCGAAGGCGACACGGTTACCGCTCTGACTGGCAAAGGGACAGAACACAGGAACAAAG GTATGGCAGCAGTGAAGCGGGCCCCTCCTACAGAGACAGGACCCCAGAGAGTAGGCCTAGTTCTGCTGCAGCagcctcatcctcctcctccagctcttcTGCTCCAG AGCTGCCAGGGTTCTACTTTGACGCCGAGAAGAACCGTTACTTTCGTCTGCTGCCGGGCCACAACAACTGCAACCCTCTGACCAGAGGGCTGCTGCAGGAGAGGGAGCAGGAGAAACACAGGGCCAGGATGATCACCGAGGACGAGAGGCCCAGGAAG AAAGCACCTAGAGCAGGCCTGAACTCAGCTCTGCTGCTGCAGAAAAGACACCTGGGTCTGCTGCCTGGGGTCTcgtactgtag gcgGATCCATGAGGTGAAGGTGAGTGGGATGAGACGTCACAGACTGGAGGTCCAGAGCTCTGGCAGCAGCAGTCCCAACACAGACAACTTCAGACTCATAGtg ggtgACTCTGCGTGTGAGCGAGTGTTCACGGTTAACGACGTGTCTCACGGAGGCTGCAAGTATGGCATCATGAACTTCAGAGGCTGCAGCAGGGGCTCCCTGTCTGTTGAGATGTGTGACAACCTCTACTTTACAAATAGAAAg GTGAACTCTATCTGCTGGGCCTCCGTCACTCACCCTGACTCACACGTCCT CCTGTGTCTGGTGGGCATGGCAGAGACTCCTGGCTGTGTCAGTTTACTACCAGCTTCTCTCTTCAGCAACTCCAACCCAG accaaccGGGGATGCTGTGTAGTTTTAAGATATCTACAGCCTGGTCCTGTGCCTGGTGTCTCAACCCTCAGGCTGACAAAACCTTCAGCACTG GTCTGTCTCGCAGGGTGATAGTGACGGACGCAGTGACGGGCAGGAGACAGACGTATGGCATCGGCAGTGATGTGCTGGCACAGCAGTTTGCCCTCAGG gctCCGGTCCTGTTTAATGGCTGTAGGTCAGGAGAGATCTTCAGTATCGACCTGCGTCAGAGAGGCAGACGGGACCACAGCTGGAAGGCCTGCAGGTTCTACCAGGACTCTGCTATCACCTCCGTACGAATACTACAGGATGAGAACTACCTACTGGCTGCTGACATGATGGGAGAG ATCAAGCTGTGGGATGTTCGAGTAACAAAACCAGTGCAGAAGTACGAGGGCCATCATAATGAACACGCCTACTTACCCCTCCACATCAATGAACCTGAGGGACTGCTGATGgctg TGGGTCAGGACTGCTACACCCGTCTGTGGTCTCTGGGGGACGGCAAGCTCCTGAGGACCATCCCATCTCCCCACCCTGCAGGGAAGGACCTGATCCCCAGCGTGGTCTTCTCCTCCCAGCTAGGAGGCAGCAGAGGCCTGCCTGGTCTCCTCATGGCTGTTAGGCACGATCTGTACTACTTCCCTTATAACAGTGactaccaggagggaggaggggttgtAGCAGAGGCAGCCTGCTAG